In the Silene latifolia isolate original U9 population chromosome 1, ASM4854445v1, whole genome shotgun sequence genome, TAATGCTTTgcacttgccaatttgttacaataatcaaggatatgctttaaaataatttggaaagagctttacaataatcagatacatgagagctttaaaataatcagaggtatgctttaaaataattgggcaaacgctttacaataatcagctacatgaaggctgatagaataattgcatttgatcatttgaataactgtCTAGAGATATTACAATAACAGCTTAAAGGCATTACAAAAACACTAACTTGTTCAGTCAACCAATGACAGCTACATCAAATTTGTTCAAACAATCAATAACAGCTATCTAAACATTAGATTATCGAACAAATCCATCTAGAATTGTTTGCTAAATCCATCTATAATCAATCAATTGTTCTTTTATGTGTTTCGCCGAGAAGGACCAAATGAATTGTTGTTTTAACCCTTTTCTTCCCTGATCTTCTGAATTTTATAAGTTCTTTCTCTACTTCCGATATACTCCGCCTGAAAGTTCCCATTTGTTCCAAAAGAGATGCTCTTGACTCGTTGACATCTGACATCAACAAAATAGCAACCATCTCAAGCCATATAGGAATCCTCTCACATTTCTTGTTAACCGCATACAATCCTTGCTCGTGCTTCCTTTCATATGTGAGCATGTGAAACATTGTGTAAAATCCCGATTCCTTATCACCCCTGATAGTCGCtttccattcaaaatcaacatTCACGAATGTAAATGTGTTAATGACAACTCCTtcttttttcttgttttccttgtCTCCAAAAAGTCGAAAAAACAATTAACCTACAAAGATGtacaaaaaaagaaagaattagaAAGCACGACTATACAATAACAagtttaaaacaatacaataactttgTTACAAAGAATACAATAATTCTGACTTTGAAAATAGCATTTGTATATGATCGGGAGTTAGAAAAACGTCTCGCAATCTTTGCAAGTCAGTAAAAATCGGATTTTTCCCAATCTTTATGCGACGTATGGTCCAAAGACATCAACCGTCTCGTTCATAAAGTTCACACAAACACAAAAGTAGTACTTCTCTAAAGACAACGGGATGAAGACAAGGTCCACATCGATCTCAGAGTTTACAACATTTTCACCTAAAAAATGGGACCAAGACTGCACAACCTTGTCTTTCTGGCTGTCAGTTACATCATCACTATCCGCTGCTTGCTCTAGCATCTCTTCAAAGATTTCCTATAAATACCATAAAACTGTTAATAAAATTGAAGATAAATGATTAAACATTCTACAGTAACTGAACAAtgaaaaacagatcataccatatgttgTGTCCCAAGGAACATCATCACTGGCGCTTCTTTCTCCTTAACCTCCATGAAATTCAAGACAACTGACCAGGCAGCTATTACGCGCAACTCAGTGTAATCATCGGGCTTCGTAGAAAGAATATCAGACCTATCCAAGATAGCATTGCCCGCAGAAAACAGAAGTTCACTGCAAAGGAGTTAAAAAAAAAGCTtagtaaattttaaaaacaatatttaaaaaataacTACCAGCAACAATAAACGAGTTTTTCATAAAacaataactatgttaatgtaatacaataatcgattattgtactacattaacatagttattgttttatgaaaactcagttattgtaattgtAAAAAAACATAGAATAATTGAACTTGTAGAATACAATTATTAGAATAATCACACAAACTTGTTTCTCATTGAGTTTGGAGAAAAATGAACATACTCATCTGCAAGATTGTAATCATCCaagaaacaataatcaacaacttgTTTCTTCTTGCTTGGCATAGCGCGTGTATATCTGCTGTTAGCCCTCATAACTTttgaaacaacaacaagatttgtATCTGCCTTGCCACAGTTTATTGAGCAGCCAAGACCATCAGAGTTCGGTCTACTACCTCGGCCTGATCTAATCATCCCAGCGCTCATAGGTGTACCAGGCATACTCTTTTTCCTAGGCCCCGGAGTACCTACACCATCATCAGGTTCCTCTGCCATAACCCTAAGAGCTTCCAAAGCATCAGCTTCAGCCCTTGCCGCTTCCAACTCAGCTAGCCTACGCTTCTCAAGCAAAACAGCAAAGAAAGGTGCCTTTGTCTTTGTAaaatcatcaaccaaatccaacaattcTTTCCTAATTTTGTTGATATTGGCTAAAACCAAGATGGCACTATCTCACTCTATATATGATCCTTTTCAATGGGTCATGCAACTCGATTTGAACAACTTCCCAAATAAAAACATCATATGAATCATGACAAAAACACCACAATCCAAATTCTAGGACCCTTCCGATTTCCACCCAAAAGCCACatttacaaatttgaaattgcgGACCTCACCGCCTCTTTCAAAACCTTTCTCGACAAGATAACTACCAAATATTTCAACCTGGTTacatttttaaatcaaaaatcatcactaaagaacaagaaaaataaCTAAAAGAAGTAGATGAAAACAAAAACTTATAATAAGGTACATACAATAGAGTTGGTAGCCAACACCCAGATACTATCTTCAAAATCATCATATACACGATTGTCAAGATAGTCCACAGTCTTCCCCACAAAGTTAACAACAACACAgaaaaaatgatctccaaaatgaACAGGAATAAAAACCTGGCATGATAAAACAGACGTACACAAACCTTTGCTTTGTTCTCAACGATAAAATAATCAACGAAAGaaagaaagaacaaaaagaaTTGGAAAAATTACCAAATCGGCACCAATGTCAAGAGAACCTTCATTGTTCTCAATGACAAGTGTCCCAAACATT is a window encoding:
- the LOC141646260 gene encoding uncharacterized protein LOC141646260 encodes the protein MWLLGGNRKANINKIRKELLDLVDDFTKTKAPFFAVLLEKRRLAELEAARAEADALEALRVMAEEPDDGVGTPGPRKKSMPGTPMSAGMIRSGRGSRPNSDGLGCSINCGKADTNLVVVSKVMRANSRYTRAMPSKKKQVVDYCFLDDYNLADDELLFSAGNAILDRSDILSTKPDDYTELRVIAAWSVVLNFMEVKEKEAPVMMFLGTQHMEIFEEMLEQAADSDDVTDSQKDKVVQSWSHFLGENVVNSEIDVDLVFIPLSLEKYYFCVCVNFMNETENKKKEGVVINTFTFVNVDFEWKATIRGDKESGFYTMFHMLTYERKHEQGLYAVNKKCERIPIWLEMVAILLMSDVNESRASLLEQMGTFRRSISEVEKELIKFRRSGKKRIAVIDCLNKFDVAVIG